The following are from one region of the Chloroflexota bacterium genome:
- a CDS encoding VOC family protein, which yields MAALGHDGAPRRSPASAAQLESAGGLGVASDSASEPLTAGPAAPGPGIQRVGQIGVRILDLDRAVAFYRDVLGLPLLFQAPPGLAFFQVGHSGQPGASGPAGGVRLMLSRPESAEHDHPGSIVYYEVADLHAAWAAVTGRGAPAVAEPHLIARMPDHDLWMAFINDSEGNLLGLMSEVRPPSSS from the coding sequence ATGGCGGCGCTCGGCCATGACGGCGCTCCGCGGCGCTCGCCTGCTTCGGCGGCTCAGCTCGAATCGGCTGGAGGTCTCGGCGTGGCTTCTGACTCAGCTTCCGAGCCGCTCACCGCTGGGCCGGCCGCTCCCGGCCCGGGCATTCAGCGTGTCGGCCAGATCGGCGTGCGCATCCTCGATCTCGACCGTGCCGTGGCGTTCTACCGCGACGTTCTGGGGTTGCCGCTGCTGTTTCAGGCCCCGCCAGGGCTGGCGTTCTTTCAGGTCGGCCACTCTGGCCAGCCCGGAGCGTCGGGGCCGGCGGGTGGCGTCCGCCTGATGCTCAGCAGGCCGGAGTCAGCCGAGCACGATCACCCGGGCTCGATCGTCTACTACGAGGTCGCGGATCTCCACGCCGCCTGGGCCGCCGTCACCGGACGGGGCGCTCCGGCCGTCGCTGAGCCGCACCTGATCGCGCGGATGCCGGATCACGACCTGTGGATGGCGTTCATCAACGACAGCGAGGGCAACCTGCTCGGGCTGATGAGCGAGGTGCGCCCGCCGTCGTCGTCCTGA
- a CDS encoding ABC transporter substrate-binding protein produces the protein MQTTTRTTDTSIANAAAAIASVAAHRDAPPVGAAGSARRSRRALLGQMAALAVLPAVGSLAACTPGGRTEPAGKPAAPATAPAPADAPKSGTAPVPGALKTLEVATVYPYLGYLPLYAAMQRGHLKDRGLALELREFKGGGDAGKAFVGGAADVLIGSYDHVLKLRDQGMDVVAVANVEATYAYALMAKKSATLTGLEALAGTKLGTTGPGSSTDINLRFGLKQRGIDPERGVELISVGGGAPMLAALDNDQIAAGMFLDPLLTQLLQQPERYQVVHDFRSLEYPLLCVTLRRDWLKANEATARSLLAGLVAAESELQADPAAAQAVAREKFGDIPATTLEAAVVNTLPRLSKDGKIGEKAHQTVLDQQLFAGVVSKPVAYTQAVDLSYLPA, from the coding sequence ATGCAGACCACCACACGCACCACTGACACCAGTATCGCGAATGCAGCCGCCGCCATCGCCAGCGTTGCCGCGCACCGTGACGCCCCGCCTGTCGGAGCAGCAGGATCGGCTCGCCGCTCGCGACGCGCGCTGCTGGGCCAGATGGCCGCGCTCGCCGTACTGCCGGCCGTCGGGTCGCTGGCGGCCTGCACGCCAGGCGGTCGGACCGAGCCGGCCGGCAAGCCCGCCGCGCCGGCCACGGCCCCCGCGCCGGCCGACGCCCCGAAGTCCGGGACCGCGCCCGTGCCCGGCGCGCTCAAGACGCTGGAGGTGGCCACGGTCTACCCCTATCTTGGCTACCTGCCGCTCTACGCCGCCATGCAGCGCGGCCACCTGAAGGACCGAGGTCTGGCGCTGGAGCTGCGCGAGTTCAAGGGCGGCGGCGACGCTGGCAAGGCGTTCGTGGGTGGGGCCGCCGATGTGCTAATCGGCTCGTACGATCACGTCCTGAAGCTGCGCGACCAGGGGATGGACGTGGTGGCCGTGGCGAACGTCGAGGCGACGTACGCCTACGCGCTGATGGCGAAGAAGTCGGCCACCCTGACCGGGCTGGAGGCACTGGCGGGCACGAAGCTCGGCACGACCGGCCCCGGCTCCTCGACGGACATCAACCTGCGCTTCGGGCTGAAGCAGCGCGGCATCGATCCTGAGCGCGGCGTCGAGCTGATCTCGGTCGGCGGGGGCGCGCCGATGCTGGCAGCCCTCGACAACGACCAGATCGCGGCCGGCATGTTCCTCGATCCACTCCTGACGCAGCTCTTGCAACAGCCGGAGCGCTACCAGGTCGTCCACGACTTCCGCTCGCTGGAGTACCCGCTGCTCTGCGTGACACTGCGTCGCGACTGGCTCAAGGCGAACGAGGCGACGGCGCGGAGTCTGCTGGCTGGCCTGGTGGCCGCCGAGTCCGAGCTGCAGGCCGATCCGGCAGCAGCCCAGGCGGTGGCCCGCGAGAAGTTCGGGGACATTCCGGCAACAACCCTGGAAGCAGCGGTCGTCAACACGCTGCCACGCCTCTCGAAGGACGGTAAGATCGGCGAGAAGGCGCACCAGACGGTGCTCGATCAGCAACTGTTCGCAGGCGTGGTGAGCAAGCCAGTCGCCTATACCCAGGCCGTGGATCTGTCGTACCTGCCGGCGTAG
- a CDS encoding ABC transporter permease, whose product MALTALLLVAWEVAATTVTTPFWVSQPSRVFERLLTLTASGLLFWHVWATLQAALLGLALGGVVGVGLGLLLGGYPRVAAVLDPLLMGLNSLPRVALAPLFIIWFGIGLPSKVILAFSLVVFPVLINTYQGVRGVDRDLVDMLRTMQASPWTVARRVTIPSTLPWIFAGLRIGLGMSLIGAVVGELVGSSRGVGYYVEAAAANFDTTGVFAGLVVLMILTIALSELMKLAEARLFRWKSSEAR is encoded by the coding sequence CTGGCGCTGACCGCGCTGCTGCTGGTGGCCTGGGAGGTGGCCGCGACCACCGTCACAACGCCGTTCTGGGTCAGCCAGCCGAGCCGGGTCTTCGAGCGTCTGCTGACGCTCACCGCCAGCGGCCTGCTGTTCTGGCATGTCTGGGCCACCCTCCAGGCGGCCCTGCTCGGGCTGGCGCTCGGGGGGGTGGTCGGGGTGGGCCTGGGGCTGCTGCTCGGGGGGTACCCACGGGTCGCCGCCGTCCTCGATCCGCTGCTGATGGGGCTGAACAGTCTGCCGCGCGTGGCGCTGGCGCCCCTGTTCATCATCTGGTTCGGGATCGGGCTGCCGTCGAAGGTCATCCTGGCCTTCTCGCTGGTGGTGTTCCCAGTCCTGATCAACACCTACCAGGGCGTGCGCGGGGTTGACCGCGACCTGGTGGACATGCTGCGGACGATGCAGGCCTCGCCGTGGACGGTTGCGCGGCGGGTGACGATACCGTCAACGCTGCCGTGGATCTTCGCCGGGCTGCGGATCGGGCTTGGCATGAGCCTGATCGGGGCGGTCGTCGGCGAGCTGGTCGGCTCCAGCCGGGGCGTCGGCTACTACGTCGAAGCCGCCGCCGCCAACTTCGACACGACCGGCGTCTTTGCCGGGCTGGTCGTCCTGATGATCCTGACCATCGCGCTGAGCGAGCTGATGAAGCTGGCCGAGGCGCGCCTGTTCCGCTGGAAGTCGTCCGAGGCCCGCTAG
- a CDS encoding xanthine dehydrogenase family protein molybdopterin-binding subunit: MNAPREIIAYGEPYHAARAGDVTVADQAGQTLNPLGAEGQIQGGAVQSLGFALTEGLMYSDAGRLMNPSLLDYRKLTAADVPNIETIIVEVPAPQGPLGARGVGEPPIIPAPAALANATGVRLTTLPLTPERVALAIADHA; this comes from the coding sequence GTGAATGCCCCCAGAGAGATCATAGCCTACGGAGAGCCGTATCACGCTGCCAGAGCCGGTGACGTTACCGTCGCAGATCAGGCGGGACAGACGCTGAACCCGCTCGGGGCTGAGGGCCAGATCCAGGGCGGCGCGGTGCAGAGCCTCGGCTTCGCGCTGACCGAGGGCCTGATGTACAGCGACGCGGGCCGCCTGATGAACCCGAGCCTGCTCGACTATCGCAAGCTGACGGCTGCCGATGTGCCGAACATCGAGACGATCATCGTCGAGGTGCCCGCGCCGCAGGGGCCGCTCGGGGCGCGCGGGGTCGGCGAGCCGCCGATCATCCCGGCCCCGGCCGCCCTGGCAAACGCGACGGGCGTCCGCCTGACGACGTTGCCGCTCACCCCTGAGCGGGTGGCCCTCGCCATCGCCGACCACGCCTGA
- a CDS encoding nucleotidyltransferase domain-containing protein, with protein sequence MERVSEHADARRGTGATVAEPQLAEVVRRLVNALRPEAIYLFGSRARGDHQADSDYDLMIVVPASDLAPHRRAQFAHRALRGIRIAADILVWTHDEFAHFLPVPGSLAATVIREGQLLYDARSPVGTDAPVAPSGRRRSESC encoded by the coding sequence ATTGAGCGTGTAAGCGAGCACGCCGACGCGCGACGAGGCACGGGTGCGACCGTAGCTGAACCGCAGCTCGCCGAGGTTGTGCGCCGCCTGGTCAACGCGCTCCGGCCAGAAGCGATCTACCTCTTCGGATCGCGGGCGCGCGGCGACCATCAGGCGGACAGTGATTACGATCTGATGATCGTGGTTCCAGCCTCCGACCTCGCGCCGCACCGCAGAGCGCAGTTCGCGCACCGCGCTCTGCGGGGCATCCGAATCGCGGCCGACATCCTGGTGTGGACACACGACGAGTTTGCGCATTTCCTGCCGGTGCCCGGCTCGCTCGCCGCGACCGTCATCCGCGAAGGTCAACTGCTGTATGACGCTCGATCCCCGGTCGGAACTGACGCGCCAGTGGCTCCGAGTGGCCGCCGACGATCTGAGTCTTGCTGA
- a CDS encoding HEPN domain-containing protein → MAADDLSLADLANGADPPMLSGVVYHCQQAFEKALKAFLVWHRQAVPRTHALPDLVILCDQIDSAFGALSTVAAQVTPYGTAFRYPPIAVGPTDLDALEALDAARDVMAFVLARLPGTVHP, encoded by the coding sequence GTGGCCGCCGACGATCTGAGTCTTGCTGACCTCGCCAATGGCGCCGACCCGCCGATGTTGTCAGGTGTGGTCTACCATTGCCAGCAGGCGTTCGAGAAGGCATTGAAAGCGTTCCTGGTCTGGCACCGTCAGGCCGTCCCGCGCACCCACGCATTGCCCGACCTTGTCATCCTCTGCGATCAGATCGACTCGGCCTTCGGGGCACTCTCGACGGTGGCTGCGCAGGTCACGCCGTACGGGACGGCGTTCCGCTACCCGCCAATCGCCGTCGGCCCGACCGATCTCGACGCGCTCGAAGCGCTGGATGCCGCCCGCGATGTCATGGCGTTCGTCCTGGCTCGCCTGCCTGGCACCGTCCATCCCTGA
- a CDS encoding ABC transporter ATP-binding protein encodes MASGPAGRVALAGVWPWRACGPGGRVALAGRRVTVNQIRLANVSLEYPTDRGAVRALDRVSFSVRDGEFVALVGPSGCGKSTILRLISGLLVPTTGSVQLDGQPVNGVPPSVGFMFQHDALLPWSTALGNVLVALELRGVARAEREGRARDLLKLVGLEGFEDAYPATLSGGMRKRVALARVLAYDPSVYLMDEPFGALDAQTKVAMGAELLRIWDDLDRTVLFVTHDIEEAIGLSDRVLVMSRRPGRIASEYRIDLPRPRDFYEVRFTPRFQELHRAIWRDLAEQTQLAGASPVGASPVGAAS; translated from the coding sequence ATGGCGAGTGGCCCTGCTGGGCGTGTGGCCCTGGCGGGCGTGTGGCCCTGGCGGGCGTGTGGCCCTGGCGGGCGTGTGGCCCTGGCGGGCAGGAGGGTGACGGTGAACCAGATTCGTCTCGCGAACGTCTCGCTGGAGTACCCCACGGACCGGGGCGCGGTGCGCGCCCTCGACCGGGTCTCCTTCAGCGTGCGTGATGGCGAGTTTGTGGCGCTGGTCGGGCCGAGCGGCTGCGGCAAGAGCACGATCCTCCGACTGATCTCGGGGCTGCTCGTGCCGACGACGGGCTCGGTGCAGCTTGACGGGCAGCCGGTCAACGGCGTGCCGCCGAGCGTCGGCTTCATGTTCCAGCACGATGCGCTGCTGCCGTGGTCCACTGCGCTCGGGAACGTCCTGGTGGCGCTGGAGCTGCGCGGTGTCGCGCGGGCCGAGCGCGAGGGCCGCGCCCGCGACCTCCTCAAGCTGGTCGGGCTGGAGGGCTTCGAGGACGCCTATCCGGCCACCCTGTCTGGCGGCATGCGGAAGCGCGTCGCGCTGGCGCGGGTGCTCGCCTACGACCCCTCGGTTTACCTGATGGACGAGCCGTTCGGGGCGCTCGACGCCCAGACGAAGGTCGCGATGGGCGCTGAGCTGCTGCGGATCTGGGACGACCTGGACCGCACCGTCCTGTTTGTCACGCACGACATCGAAGAGGCGATTGGCCTGTCCGACCGGGTGCTGGTGATGAGTCGGCGGCCCGGCCGTATCGCGTCCGAGTACCGGATCGACCTGCCGCGCCCGCGCGACTTCTACGAGGTCCGGTTCACACCCCGGTTCCAGGAGCTGCACCGGGCGATCTGGCGCGATCTGGCAGAGCAGACGCAGCTGGCCGGCGCATCGCCGGTCGGCGCATCGCCGGTCGGCGCGGCGAGCTAG